DNA from Candidatus Cloacimonas acidaminovorans str. Evry:
TGCTGCAATAAACAAGATATGCGAAGTATCAATCATACCATATTTGGTAGGAACTTTACTGCCTTCAACTATAGGAAGCAGGTCTCTTTGGACGCCACTACGCGAAACATCAATACCTACCTGTTTATCAGTATTGGCTATTTTATCAATTTCGTCAATGAAAATAATACCGTTTTCTTCCACTGCCATCTTAGCTGTTTCAACAAGTTTGTCTTTACTTATCAGACGGTTAATTTCGTTTTCCACATAGAGTTTCCAGGCACTATGAACAGTGGTTTTGACTTTCCTTGGTGTTCCTTTCCCTTGAAAAATATTGGAAATCATTTCGCTGATGTCAAAATCCAGTAATTCCAGTCCCGGTCCCGGAAAAATCTCAAAATTGGGAAGGTTATCTGTTTCAGGTTCAACTTCAATTTCCTTTTCATCTAAACTACCGGAAAGCAGCTTTTTGCGCATTTTTTCCCGACTGCGTAAATAGCGTTCATATTCAGGTGTATCGGTGTTATTGGCATTTTGCTTCATCTTTTTACTGCGCGGAAGCAATATATCTAAAATCATTTCCGTAGCATTTTTTTCCGCTTCGGGACGCACCTCTTCAATCATTGCTTCGCGCACTTGGCTAACCGCATAATTCATCAGTTCACGCACCATTGATTCTACATCGCGTCCTACATAACCTACTTCGGTAAATTTGGATGCTTCCACTTTGATGAAGGGAGCATTTGTTAAACGGGAAATTCTTCTGGCAATTTCTGTCTTACCAATACCGGTGGGTCCTATCAGGATGATATTATTAGGCATAATTTCACCCTTGATGTCACCGGAAATTTGCTGACGCCGCCACCGATTACGTAAAGCGATTGCTACACAGCGTTTTGCCTGGTCTTGGCCAATAATATATTTATCCAGTTCCTCAACAATCCGTTTAGGAGTTAAGTATTCATTAATTAACAATTTATATTTCCTCTACAATATAGTTATTATTAGTATAAATGCATATTCCTGAAGCAATATTCAGTGCCTCTACGGCAATTTCGCTTGCTCCGAGTTTGGTTTTATGTGCTAAAGCGCGAGCTGCTGCCAAAGCATAATTTCCGCCACTGCCAATGGCTATAATATTATCATCGGGCTCTAAAACATCGCCTGCTCCGTTTATTAGCAGAATGGAATCTTTATCACCCGCAATAAGCATTGCTTCCAGGCGTCTTAAGATTCTATCCTGACGCCAGTCCTTAGCCAGGTCAATAGCTGCTTTTTTCAAATTACCCTTATTGGTTTTCAGTTTTTCTTCAAATCTTTCCAGTAAACTGAAAGCATCGGCAGTAGCACCGGCAAAGCCAACAATTACCTTTCCATCATAAATTTTGCGTATTTTCTGGGCTTTACCTTTTACAATAGCATCGCCCATAGTTACTTGTCCATCACCGCAAATTGCTGTTTTGCCATTGCGGTGAATACCTATTATAGTAGTACCATGCATTATCATTTATGCTGTTTCCTCAGATTTATTATCCTTGTTTTCTGCTTGTTCAATGGTTTCCGTAGTTTCAGCGGTTTCCGTGGTCTCAGTTGGTTGGGAAGTTGTTTTTTCACTGTGTTCAAAGCGTAGTTCCAGGGCTTTTTTATATTTTTCTTCTACCAATTCTCGTTCTTCTTCACGGCAATTTTCCAAAATTAAATTAAAAATTTCATCAGTGCCCAAGGTTTCCTTTTCCTGCAGTTCTTTAGCCATAATATCCATCAATTCCCGGTGCTCGTTCAAAAGAGAAATTGCCTGAGAATAAGCATTACTAACAATATCCCGTATTTCTCTGTCAACCAGTTGAGAGGTCTCATCACTGAAAATATCGTGAGAAACGAGTTCTTTACCCAAGAATATTTCTCCCTGCTCCTTGCCGATAGTTATAGGACCAATCTTATCACTCATACCCCAGGAACAAACCATTTTTTTAGCTATATCGGTACAGCGTTCCAAATCGTTACCAGCTCCGGTAGTATATTCTTGAAAAACAACTTCTTCGGCTGCTCTTCCTCCTAAAAGTGTTACCAGCATTTGCAGTAAATAACTTTTGGAATAGTTGGTTTTATCGGTCATCAGATAATGCGTTGCACCACCTGTAAAACCCCTGGGAATAATAGAGACCTTATGCACGGGCTCAACCTTATCCAGATACACGGATGTAAGCACATGGCCTATTTCGTGATAAGCAGTAAGCTTTTTATCTTCTTCAGGAATAACTCTGCTCTTCTTTTCTTTACCCAAAAGAAGCTTATCTTTCGCTTCTTCAAAGTCCTCCATCTGGATTTGGGTTTTGTTTTTACTGGCTGCAATCAGAGCCGCTTCATTCACCAAATTAGCTAAATCCGCACCACTAAAACCGGGAGTTCCTCTGGCTATCAATTCCAGATGGACATCGTTTGCCAGAGGGACTTTAGCTGTATGCACCTTCAAAATTTCCGTTCTGCCTTTAATATCGGGTAAATCAACTACCACTCTTCTGTCAAACCTTCCCGGACGCAATAATGCCGGGTCAAGAATATCGGGACGGTTTGTAGCTGCAATAATGATTACCGCTTCGTTGGGTTCAAAACCATCCATTTCTACCAAGAGCTGATTTAAGGTTTGTTCGCGTTCATCGTGTCCACCACCTAAACCGCTTCCCCGATGTCTGCCAACAGCATCAATTTCATCAATAAAAGTAATACAGGGTGCATTTTTCTTAGCTTGGTCAAAAAGGTCACGCACTCTGGCTGCTCCAACGCCAACAAACATTTCCACAAAGTCCGAACCGCTGATAGAAAAGAAAGGAACTCCTGCCTCTCCGGAAACAGCTTTAGCAAGCAGGGTTTTGCCTGTTCCAGGTTGCCCTACAAGTAAAACTCCACGCGGTATTCTTCCACCTAAGCGTTGAAACTTTTTCGGGTCTTTCAAAAATTCCACAATTTCCTGCAGTTCCTCTTTTGCTTCATCTACTCCGGCTACATCTTTGAAAGTGATTCCCGTTTTACTGGCTTCGTATAAGCGGGCTTTGCTTTTTCCGAAACTGAATGCTTTGGCATTTTGAGCATTCATTCCCCGGATGAAAAACACCCAGAAGATAATCAGCAAAAGAAATGGCAATAGATAAGATATAACTCCAGCCCAACGAGAGGGTTTCGTAGCGCTAACCTTAATTCCCAAGGCAACAAGTGAATCCACCAGTTGAGGATTTTCATAAGGCACAGTAGTAGAGTATTTTTTATTTGCTATATCGGTATAAAAGATGTCCTTCTCCGCAAATTGCACCTGTGTTATCTGGCCATTAGCAACCCGCGTCATAAAATTGCTGTAACTCTCTTTGGTGATGGCAGTTCCACTGCTGTTGTAGGTATGAAATATAATCACTATCAAGAGAATTAACATTATAATTAAAGGTAGCGAGAAAGGCGATTTCTTAGCAGGGGCATTTTTCGGGCTTTGCGGATTGCGTAAATTGGGATTGGGATTGGGTTTATCCTTTCTGTTAAGAGTTCTTTTTTTCACGATTATCATTCTGATGATACTGATTACCGATATTATCAACAGTGCCAAAATAAACCAGTTCATCAGCGTGGAAAATTGCATAATCGCTTTTCCCGTTTCCGGAATTGTTTGCTGTGGAGTAATTAAGGTATCTGCGGGAACAGCATTAAGAGCACTGAATGTTATCAGGCATAAGGCAATAAGTATGTATTTTAGCATTTATAAAGCTCTTCTTTCAAAATTCCGATAAAGGGTAGGTTACGGTATTTTTCTGCAAAGTCAAGTCCATAACCGACCACAAATTCATTTTTAATGGAATAACCGATATAATCAAAGGTCACATCCGTCTTATGTGCATCCGGCTTATCCAATAGCACACAGGTCTTCAAGCTGGAAGGTTTATGCTGCCAAATATAATCCTTGATATATGCCAAAGAAAGACCGGTATCCACAATATCTTCAACTACAATCACATCCCTGCCTGTAATGTCAATATCTATATCCTTCCGAATTTTTACCACTCCACTGCTGCTGGTTTTAGTTCCATAACTGGAAATAGCCAGAAAATCCACTTCCACAGGGATAGTTATACTGCGCACCAAATCAGCTAAAAAGATGAAACCACCTTTTAAAATGCCTATCATCACAGGTGTGCTGTTTTTATAGCTGTTAGAAATTTCCAAGCCCAGTTCGCGAATACGGGTTTGAATTTGGTATTCGTCAAAAAGAACAGCGGAAATATCACAATTCATCTGATTCATTGTTTCCTCTTTTCTTTTTCAGGATTGCTTTTCGGGATTTTACTGAAATATTCGTTGCCGTTATTTGCAAATAGCGGGTTGTGTTTTCATCATAGCGAACCCGATTATCCAAACGGTATCCCACAATCCAAAATAACTTTTCCCCGTCGTCAAAAACGGGAATTAAATCCCTCTCATATTTTGGCACTTTTTCGTCAATAAAAAACTCTTTCAGCCGTTTTAACTGTGTCATTCCGAAGGGAACAAACTGGTCACCCGGTTGGCGAAAACGAATAATAAAAGGAATATTTATTTTATCCGCATCAAGAATAACCCGGCTTTCCAATTCATCCCCTGTTTGCTCTTTGGGCAACACACGTAAGTATTTAAAATTAAAACGATAATTTCCATAAACTGCCATAGTGCGGTCGGCATCAATAACCAATGGTTCAGTTTCTTTTACTTCTTTTTCCGTTTCTATTTGCACTATAACTTCAGCATATTGTTTGATAACGGTTATTTTATGAGGCAAGTTCAGACATTTGCTGCCTTTCCCATTCAATATATTTTCAATTGCCTGAAAGTGAACCGCAAAAAAATCGTTTTCACTTCCGCAAACATAGTGAAAAGCACTGCGAAACAAATAATACCTTTCAATTGGGCTTAGTTTCAATAAAGGGGTAAGTTCAAAAACAACTTTTCCCGGTTGAATGTCTATACATAAGCGTCGGAATTGAGTTTTACTCCTTTGCTTAAAAATTGTCTCTGCCTGTGAAAAAAGTTCCGCTAAAAAAAAGAGATGCGATTTTAATGCTGGATTGAATTCCTTTTCTAATTGGGGCATAATCTCATTACGCAAAAGATTTCTCCGAAATTTTGTCTCCAGATTACTGGAATCCGTTCGCCAGGAAATTCCCGCCTGCTTAAGAACCTCTTCCAATTCCTTTCTGCTGAAACATAATAGCGGATGGACAACTTTTCCTGTTATCCCTTTAATTCCTGCCATTCCACTTATTCCTGCTCCTCGTAAAAAATTTAGCATCACCGTCTCTGCTTGGTCTTCTTTTTGATGTGCCAACAGGATTTTATCAAAATTATAACTCTCTAAAATTTTATTAAAAACCTCAAAGCGCAATTTTCTTGCCTGATTTTCCAGATTACCCGTTTCAGGAACTACTATCTTCCGAATAATTACCGGGATATTTAAATCTTGACAAAGCTGTTTCACAAAGTCCTCATCTGCATCACTTTCCGCACCCCGAATTTGGTGATTGATATGAATAACTAATAAAGTTAAATTCAGCGGAACTCTAAGTCGTGAAAAAAGATAGAGCATAGCATTGGAGTCCGCACCTCCAGAACATCCCAGTAAAAGCTTATCTCCATTATGAATAAGCTCATTCTCTTTGATGTTTTTTTCCAGCCGTTTTAATGCTTCGGCAATCGTCATTACTTATTTTTTTCTCCCCTCATTAATCTGTTTTACTATCTTTTTTTATCTTGCTTTCAATGTCAACTGCTTTTTTTTAACCCGGATTTTCTCTTTGTAAAAAATATCTCGGTGACCTCGGTGTTTTCAGTGTTCTCGGTGGCTAAAAAATGAATTGTAAGTATTTTCTCGGTGACCTCGGTGCTCTCGGTGTTCTCGGTGGCTAAAAAATGAAAAAGCAGCCGTCACAATTCCGTGCCCATCAAACAAAATATTTTACTTGACAGAAACCGATTTTTGATTATGTAATATATATATTGATTATAACGAGGTGCAAGAGGATGAGGAACCCAAAGGTTATCTTCATAGATAATCAGATAGTTATCTTAAATAAGAGGAGAAATATCTATTCTTATTGGCATTTTTTATACACTTCAATTTGGTTTCAACTTAAAAAAAAGGAGTATTTATTATGAAACCCAAAATTTTCTTCACAATAGGAGCTCTTATGCTTCTGTTTTTCTTTACTGCCTGTGATAAAGATGAGGATAATAAACCCCCTGTCAATACGGATATCACAGTTGCCTTGAATAATTACTGGCAGTATCAAACAGACCTTACTTCCCTTATGGAAGAGCATGATGGCACAATGAACAATATTCAAAGTGCTATTCTTAACTTGGGCAGTAAAAAGAAAAATCGTGATGTCTTTACCGATATTGGTGCTTTGGTAGAGGCTTATAATAGCCAATCTAATGCTATAGCCGGTCAATTTGAAGTTCTGGTGCAAGCGGAAAATGCTATTATCCCTTATGGCGAAAGTAAGGGCTTACTCAGCAGCATTGCCAAAGGTGTTTATAACAAAGCCAAAGGTGCTGTAGAATCCGGTGGTAAGATGGTTTATTCGGGATGGAATGTTTTAAGCGGAAAGAAAAGTATCCGTCAGGTATTAAATGACCCTAATTCCGGTATACCTTTAATTTCCAGTTGGGCAGAAACAATTCAGGAACGAAATAGTGCCCGGGATGCTAAAATTAGGGATATGATTGAACACTGGAATCCTGTAACTTCTCCTGAAGATTGTAATTATACTATTCCTTACGATGATTTGGCTGGTGCCACTCCTCAAGAAAAAGCTAACACCTATTTGAATATGAGTGATGAAGACCCTGTAAAAATGGGAATGCGGAGAGATGTTTTGCTTTGGAGTGATGATGAACGGGAAGCGACTGCGCAAACAGCTAAAGAACTTGGCGAAACAGGTGTAAAAGCTGTTGGGGATGCTTATGGAGGTCCTGTTGGAGAATGGACAAATGAAGTAGTCAATCAAATGATGGAAGAAAATCAAACAACCGCTGATTGCGGAACTACGAATATTGATTTTCCCGTTACGGGTGGAAAAACACTGATTATAGCCAAAGCTAATATGCCTGAGGATAATCCTCGGATTGCGGTTGTTATGAACGCACCTCAAAATCTGGAACAACAATTACCCCAAGGAGAATATCATATAATTGCTATTGCAGAGGGCTATATTCGGGGTGTTTATGAATATCTGCAGATTGTTAGGAATCAGGTTACACCGGTTGTAGCTGAATTGCTGAAACTTGCGGAAAACCCCATTATTATTGAAAATTTAGCAGTTGATGAAGGTTGTATAGAGGTAAATCAACCGGTTCATTCCCATATAACTTGCGTAAGCACTATTGGGCAGGAGCTTTCCTTTGGATGGACAGTTTCCGGAGGTTCTTATACGGGGTTTAGTGCTAATGGAACCGAACTGACTTTTACTCCAACTGAAGAAAAAGAATATACTGTAACTGTTGATGTTTCAGATGGCCTCAATAATCATAAAATAAGAAGTATCTCCCTTGCTGCCTTAGGCGGAATGTTAGCTATTGATGATTGGGAAATTACGGATGAGGATTTTATGGATAATAAGCTGAATCCCGGTGAACAACTTACCGTTAAGCTATTTGTAAGCAATACGGGAACAACTAATCTGACCGGTTTTCATAATGTTCCCTCTGGAACAGGTTTTACTTCTTTATTTAATTCTACAACAGCCACTATCGCTGCCGGAACAACTATAACCGTTTATGTTCCTATAAGGATCAATAGTGAAATTAGTGTTGATGAAATTAATCTGCAGTATCAATTCACAACTCAGAATCAGAATAATAACACCGTCCTGATTAGCGATTCAGTTGAACTTCCGATAGATTTTTATGTGACTATAGATGAAATTAGCGAAGTAGTTACCAACCGTATCGTTACTATAACCGGGAAAATAGCTAATCCCAGCTTAAATTCAGCTCTTCTAATACTGGATAATGATAGTGAACATTCCTTTGAATTGAATTTGGATAACGGAAATTTTACCCAAGCAGTTGTTCTGAATGGATCAACCGAAGAAGTTCAACATACTGTATATGTAGTAGCAGTTTCAGGAGGGCTAACCGCTGAAGATACAATGAGTTTCACTTCTCTTGTCCCCTTAATGGCTTTGCATTGTACTCTCACTTGGGATACTTCAGGAACGGATGTGGATTTCTGGATTACCGACCCCAACGGCGAAAAATGTTATTGGGCTAATCGCTATACAGCAAGCGGTTTAGCTCTTGATGTTGATGATACAAATGGCTATGGTCCTGAAAATATAACTACGGAAAGTGTAATTCCTGGTGACTACCTGGTGCAGGTTCATTATTACAGTGACCACGATAATGAAAATGCTATCGGCACCAATTGCGTTGTTGTTATCCGTCAATCAGGACTTACACCTGTGAATTATTATGGCTATTTATCCGATACCGGAGATTTATGGACAGTAACTACTCTGCATTATGACAGCGTAAAGGGTTGGAGCATTAAACCGAATAGCAACTATTGTAAAATTAACCCTAATACTATGCCGAAAAAATAGTTAGAATGAAAAATTGAGAATGTAAAATGTAAAATTGAGAAAATAAAAAGCCCACTTTTACACCTTTTGACTTGCTTGCGGAGCTTCCTTACTGGAGTGTTTTCTGCTTATAAACAATGTATTGAGGAGTTCTCAAACTTAGTTTTGGTGCATATAAACAGACATATTTGTGGCACTTAAGAGGGCAGTAGGGAAGGAGGGGGAGAGGTGTTTGTAAGGAAGGTAAGGTGCTGATGATATAAAAGGATAATAAATTCATAAGTTACCGGGCGGGACTGTTAATTTATAACATACACAAGGACAGCAGATTACATAATAAAATAAGATAAATTCGCAAGTTACTGTAACTATATAGAGAGGGAGTAGATAGTAATAATAATATATACAGATATATATAATAATATATAATAAAGTAAAATAATAATACCAGAACTCATATATGACTATTCCCGAAAAGTGTCAATTTATCTAAGTCAATGCTCTAACTTGTTGATGTATAATAGATAACATAAAGGACTTGAGGGTAAATTTTACTGTGAATTTTATGTGAATTTATATAAATTTTGCCTTCAGGTTTTGTCTAATTTACACCCCCAATCCCATTTATTCCTTTTTCAGATATAGGATGATGTAACCTTTAGTAGGGATTGTAGCTTAAAATAGCTAATATTTACGCTTATATTGGCTTTCCAGAAACCAGCTATTTCGGGACAGCTTTAATAACAAGCGAATAAGCCGTCTAATTCTTTGTTCAGGACTGTAACCCATAGCCGATAAATAAAAATAGCCCCTGCGCCATAATAACGAGGGGCTATTGTTGATGGGTTAAATTTAACGAGGTTTATGGGGAAGATTATACATATCCCAGGCGATAGGATTAAGAGTATAAATTAATTTCTTCTTGTAAGTTCCTAAAGATTTTTCTTCTCTTACAGTTATTGCATCCTGCTGGATTAAGGTTTTTATAGCTTTTTTAAAATTATTAGCATTAAGATGGGTTTTTCTCATTAATTCAGAGTGTGTTGCCTTGTAATCAGGGCAGAGATATAGTTTTTCTATGATTTTTGCTTCGTTCTCTAATTTACCGGATTCAATGATATTAATGAATTTCAAGACATCATTAAAGAAATAATCACATAACAATAACGCTTGGGTTACCTGTTCCTGGTTAATTTGTGCAGATTTAAAAAAATCAGCCCATTTGCCCGTTTCCATAGCATTTCTTAGGTCATCTATATTTTCCATCATAAAAATGATTATAGATATTTTTAAAAAAGCTTGAGTATAAATTCTGACACCATAAGACCAGACATTATTGCCATATTCATTAATAATTTCATCTTTAAGGGGGTTCACATAGTCAGTAGCGTATTTGTTAGCGGACTCACTTAATTTGATTTCAAAAGGACCGGGAATATTTCTAAATAAGTTGAATATCTTTTCGTAATTTTCTATTTCTTCTGCGCAAGCAGTATTATCCTTAAATGTTATATCCGTATTTTCCGATGAAGGAGATATAATACAGTATAAAGCCCTTTGTAAAAAGCCCGAGTTCTGGTCGGCATTTGTTTTAAAATATTGTTGCATACTGGAATCCGTGCAACAGCTAAGAAACGATAAGGCGCAATCTTTAGGAATAATATTATTACTCATAGAATTATAATTGTATTCGTTACGGTCATAAAGATCAGTTAAAGTTTGAATCATTCCTTTATTTCCGGAAGAATGTGCTAATTCTAAAAGATTTCCGAATTCGTTTAAAAATAAAAGCCGACTAGGATTTTCCTTCAGCATAGACCCGAGTTTAGTTTGAGTTACTCTGCCTATAATAGGGTTTAATTTGTTATAATCCGTTTCGCTTTTATTGTCTAAACTTCTTAAATAGGGATTTAGAGTTGATATAGCCATATTCGCTGCTGTACTTTTCTGAGATTGGCTGGAAGGTCCTATTAAAATGACCCATAAATTAGGATAGATTTTATGGCTATTGTTCACCATATATACATTATTGCCAAGCTGAACGGAGATAACAGGCAACCAGGATGCCACTAAAGCTTTAGCAGATGCATTACATCCCTTTTGGGCAATCCCTATGTAATCATTCAAAAAATCAGGTAGTAAATCTACATTAAATTTGCTTTCCTGTTTGTTCCCGCCGATAATCGGTTCGGGTAAAATGTCTTGTTCGGATATAGATTGCATTGTACTATACTGCATATATTTTTCCTCCTTTATAAGTATTTTCATACCGCAGATATTCTCTGGTTAGATAGATGAAAGTTCCGAAATGAACATCATCGGTTATAGGAAAGGAATTCCACTTTTTTATCAGATACTCTTCTGTATCCTGATAAGCGGAATTATCGGCAAACAGCAGCCAAAGAGATAAACCCCTCTTCCCGAATTCATTCTTCAGCGCTATTCCCATCCTTATCCAATCATTATAATTAATAATAGTACCGTTCAGTTTTCTAATTAACTGAGCGGCTTGGTCGTAATTATCCTGAATATTAGGATAATAAGTAAAAGGGAAATAAGATTTTGTTATTGTTTTTTGGATAGGTGCCAAAGGTGTAGGATTATTGTTATATCCAAATATAGCATCCATAATAGGGATAAGCTTATTCGGATCATAATCCGTATCCTCTTTGTTTACAGGCATATTTACCCACTCATAAAAACCTCCATTCGTTACGATGGACGGGGGAGCAAAAATCAGCCCACCCTCAGCCCGGATATCAATACCTATATTCTTGTTTGTAGTAGTAAGCGTTTTACGCCCATAACGCTTTTTCCACAATTCCGAGTGCGATAAATTAAGATAAATATGCATTCCCCCGGAGGGTGTAAGGGCATAACAATAATTGTCAATTTCCAGACCGTATTCTGCGAGTAAAGCATAAATATCTGCATCTCTTTTATCAATATCAATCACCATCAGCTGAGATGCCTCACCAGTAATGATGGCTATCGCATTATGTTCCTGTTTAATTGACTCTACCGATAAAGAACTATTTTTCCACTGAGGCATATTACTGACTACTTTCTTACCCTTTTTCTCTTCCAAAGTAAATGTAACCAGTTTATAACCCAGTTGTTCGTAATAAAGCCAAGCATTATTCAAATCCACGAAAACAATTGCTTGGTGTCCTTTCTTCTTGTTTTCGGGCTGTTCTGCATCATAGTTAGGCGAAAAATTAGGTACTTTCACTTTTGTTTTAATAATCCCTTTTAACATTTTTAATCCTCAATTAATTATATTTTATTTTTTCTCTTCTTTTTTTCTTCTTGTGAAAATAGCTTTTTTTCATAATAATACTTATCTTATTTAAGGTAGTACCTCCTTATTAAATATTTTTTAGAATTTACATTATTAGTTCATAATCCTTATCCTCATTTTTAATGATTAACTCCATCCATATTATTATTGCCATAAATACTATTGTTATTAATGTGTCAAGCTGATTCTTAATATTTTATCGCCATTTTATTATCTATGTTTAGATTGGTTCATTATAAGCTATATTGAGAAAATAAGCGATAATGTTCTATCATCTTCTCTATAAATAAGTTATGATTATCATTCTTTATGTCTCTGAACATCTGCTATCCCAAAAAAAATTTAGTCCCCTGTGAAGACAGCGCTTAACAATAGCCACTGCTTCGCTGTAGCCATCCTTTTCCGCTTGTTTCAGCAGGGTGTCTATATCTTTGCGCAGGCGGTCGTATGCCTTGGAATCGTCATCATTAAAGCATTTTATTTTACCTGTAGGCAAAGTGGTTTCCTTGCGATACCGAATGAGGGCTTGAATTTCGTCGTCATAAGCGGTTGTAGCATTGAATGCCTTAAGTTCAATAAGACGGTTCAGGCGTTTATCTACACAGCGCAAGGTCTGTTCATCAGTCATACGAATAGGGGCAAAACGGTAACGGTTGCGGTTTATGAAATCAGGAGGAATTTGTAAGTTAAGAGCCAATTCCATATCCGCAGCCGGAATCGGGGTATCAGGATGGGCATAAAGCAGGTCTATCACTTTGCTACCCTTAAAGTTAGGATAGGTCTGCAGCATTGTTTGGATAGGTTCAACGGGCTTATTCATATTCATCTCCTTATAGTAACTAAATACTTAATACCAATAATAGATAAACAATATCTTGTCAAGTAAAATATGAGAAAAGAGTGGAGAAATTATTAGAAAAAAAAGAGGGAAGAATGAAGAGGGGGGAGAGGAGAGTTTCACAAAGAGGAAAAGAGAGAAAGAGAGAATTTTACAAAGAGGAAAAGAGAGAAAGAGAGAATTTTACAAAGAGGAAAAGAGAAAAAGAGAAAATAAAATCTGCGTGAGTACCGCGGGAAACGAAAATATTTAGGAAATAGGGGCTAAATTTCCGGCGTATATATATAGGAGGATAAAATAATGATTGTAGAATCCAAATTTGAATTACTCTTCTGCGGTAACTGCGATGGAATGGTATATTATTACAACAAACGCTTAGGCAAAATGATTGCCAGGAAATGGGTGAAACCTAAGACAACGGCAGCAAACCGGCGTTTGGGAGCAATTACCCGAAATTTGAAGTCCCTGAAGCCATCAGAAGGTTTTATCAAAGACCTGCGAGTTTATATTGCACTCTATGATTATTCTCCCGGCGAAAGACATTATATGAGCTGGCAAAATGTATATTTAACGCTGATGTATGCGCTGGCAAAGCAAAATCCAGCAGTTGATTTATTAACAATTACCCGAGAACAAATTACATCCGATAACCTGCCCTGCAAAAGTGTGAAAGACGCTATTGAAGCAGGACTTCTGCGTGAGGTTAACGGATATGAGAACTTGACGCAGGAAATATAAAAACCAAATATTTAAGGAGGGCTTTCTATTATGAAGGTTAAATTCAAGTACGGCATTAGAACCTATAGTGGAACTCTGGATGAGTTAACCTTTGGTTCCTATTTCAAAGACCGCGTGTGTATTGCACGCAGGTATGTAGTTCCTCGGCTTACAGATCAAAACGATTTGATTGGTAGCAAGATGAAGAACCTGGCTGTTATTTATGGAGATGTTTCGGAAAGCTA
Protein-coding regions in this window:
- the hslU gene encoding ATP-dependent protease ATPase subunit HslU, yielding MLINEYLTPKRIVEELDKYIIGQDQAKRCVAIALRNRWRRQQISGDIKGEIMPNNIILIGPTGIGKTEIARRISRLTNAPFIKVEASKFTEVGYVGRDVESMVRELMNYAVSQVREAMIEEVRPEAEKNATEMILDILLPRSKKMKQNANNTDTPEYERYLRSREKMRKKLLSGSLDEKEIEVEPETDNLPNFEIFPGPGLELLDFDISEMISNIFQGKGTPRKVKTTVHSAWKLYVENEINRLISKDKLVETAKMAVEENGIIFIDEIDKIANTDKQVGIDVSRSGVQRDLLPIVEGSKVPTKYGMIDTSHILFIAAGAFNTAKPSDLIPELQGRFPIRVELNSLTQEDFERILTEPENSLTKQYQAIFRSEGVELKFMPEAIREIARFAALANEKMEDIGARRLHTVMNKLLDDFLFEMPSETLKSVKITKKMVTEHLSPVIESEDLSRFIL
- the hslV gene encoding ATP-dependent protease subunit HslV, encoding MIMHGTTIIGIHRNGKTAICGDGQVTMGDAIVKGKAQKIRKIYDGKVIVGFAGATADAFSLLERFEEKLKTNKGNLKKAAIDLAKDWRQDRILRRLEAMLIAGDKDSILLINGAGDVLEPDDNIIAIGSGGNYALAAARALAHKTKLGASEIAVEALNIASGICIYTNNNYIVEEI
- the ftsH gene encoding ATP-dependent zinc metalloprotease FtsH, with product MLKYILIALCLITFSALNAVPADTLITPQQTIPETGKAIMQFSTLMNWFILALLIISVISIIRMIIVKKRTLNRKDKPNPNPNLRNPQSPKNAPAKKSPFSLPLIIMLILLIVIIFHTYNSSGTAITKESYSNFMTRVANGQITQVQFAEKDIFYTDIANKKYSTTVPYENPQLVDSLVALGIKVSATKPSRWAGVISYLLPFLLLIIFWVFFIRGMNAQNAKAFSFGKSKARLYEASKTGITFKDVAGVDEAKEELQEIVEFLKDPKKFQRLGGRIPRGVLLVGQPGTGKTLLAKAVSGEAGVPFFSISGSDFVEMFVGVGAARVRDLFDQAKKNAPCITFIDEIDAVGRHRGSGLGGGHDEREQTLNQLLVEMDGFEPNEAVIIIAATNRPDILDPALLRPGRFDRRVVVDLPDIKGRTEILKVHTAKVPLANDVHLELIARGTPGFSGADLANLVNEAALIAASKNKTQIQMEDFEEAKDKLLLGKEKKSRVIPEEDKKLTAYHEIGHVLTSVYLDKVEPVHKVSIIPRGFTGGATHYLMTDKTNYSKSYLLQMLVTLLGGRAAEEVVFQEYTTGAGNDLERCTDIAKKMVCSWGMSDKIGPITIGKEQGEIFLGKELVSHDIFSDETSQLVDREIRDIVSNAYSQAISLLNEHRELMDIMAKELQEKETLGTDEIFNLILENCREEERELVEEKYKKALELRFEHSEKTTSQPTETTETAETTETIEQAENKDNKSEETA
- the hpt gene encoding hypoxanthine phosphoribosyltransferase, yielding MNQMNCDISAVLFDEYQIQTRIRELGLEISNSYKNSTPVMIGILKGGFIFLADLVRSITIPVEVDFLAISSYGTKTSSSGVVKIRKDIDIDITGRDVIVVEDIVDTGLSLAYIKDYIWQHKPSSLKTCVLLDKPDAHKTDVTFDYIGYSIKNEFVVGYGLDFAEKYRNLPFIGILKEELYKC
- the tilS gene encoding tRNA lysidine(34) synthetase TilS, which codes for MTIAEALKRLEKNIKENELIHNGDKLLLGCSGGADSNAMLYLFSRLRVPLNLTLLVIHINHQIRGAESDADEDFVKQLCQDLNIPVIIRKIVVPETGNLENQARKLRFEVFNKILESYNFDKILLAHQKEDQAETVMLNFLRGAGISGMAGIKGITGKVVHPLLCFSRKELEEVLKQAGISWRTDSSNLETKFRRNLLRNEIMPQLEKEFNPALKSHLFFLAELFSQAETIFKQRSKTQFRRLCIDIQPGKVVFELTPLLKLSPIERYYLFRSAFHYVCGSENDFFAVHFQAIENILNGKGSKCLNLPHKITVIKQYAEVIVQIETEKEVKETEPLVIDADRTMAVYGNYRFNFKYLRVLPKEQTGDELESRVILDADKINIPFIIRFRQPGDQFVPFGMTQLKRLKEFFIDEKVPKYERDLIPVFDDGEKLFWIVGYRLDNRVRYDENTTRYLQITATNISVKSRKAILKKKRGNNESDEL